TGAAGAAGCGCGGATTGACCGCCAGCGTGCCCGGAATCCGTTTGCTGATCCGGGCCGTTTTCCGTTCGATGAGTTCGATGAGGGAGTCGATTGCGGCGCGGCCGATTGACAGGTCATCGACCTGTCCCGCCGCGAGCTCCTGCGGCAGCAGCGGCCGGTTCGACGCGCAGTCGAGCGTCGCCATCCGGAGCATGTCTCCGCCGGTTCCGAACGCCTCGGCCGCTTCGAGCACGCCCGGGGTCATGTCGCGCGAGACGTTCAGGATGCCGTCGAACTGTTCCCGCTTCAGCGCCTCGAAGGCGGCGTTGCGTGCTTCATCCGGCACATAGCGCGAAAACCGGGTGACCAGCCGGACGCCGCTTCCGGCCAGCGCGTCGTCGACGCCGAGCCGCATCGCGGCAGTCACCGAGCTTTTTTCGGGGCCGGCCAGATAGAGCAGCTTCCGGCAGCCGGCGCGGACCATCGCACCGGTCACCTCCGCGGCGGTCCGGCGGTAGTCGCTGGCGACCGTATTGACCTGCACGGAATCCTCCGCCGCCGGCGTACTGGTGATGAAGAGATACGGCATGCCGTTCTCCTCGAGCTCCCGGTAATAGCCGCATTCGGGGGAGGCCCCCCAGATCAGCAGCCCGTCGATGGTCCCGGCGCGGAAGAGCCTCTGGTAACTTTCGTCCGGCCGCTTCTCCTCGTTGCGGAACAGCAGCATCAGGTGATAGTCGCTTTCCTCGAGCCGCGGCTCCATGCCGCTTAAGATATCGACGAAGTGCGAATCCCCGAATACATTGCCGGGCGTCATCGGGTGGGCCGGAACCAGAAGCCCGATCACGCCGCTGCGGCGGCGGAACAGCCGCTGCGCGTTGACGTTCGGCACATAGTTGAGTTCCCTGGCCGCGGCGAGCACCCGCTCCTGCGTCGCCGGGGGAATCTTGCGTC
The sequence above is drawn from the Victivallis lenta genome and encodes:
- a CDS encoding LacI family DNA-binding transcriptional regulator; the encoded protein is MNGKEYPAGRSCSIRDLARYVGLSTCTVSKVLNNRAGRKIPPATQERVLAAARELNYVPNVNAQRLFRRRSGVIGLLVPAHPMTPGNVFGDSHFVDILSGMEPRLEESDYHLMLLFRNEEKRPDESYQRLFRAGTIDGLLIWGASPECGYYRELEENGMPYLFITSTPAAEDSVQVNTVASDYRRTAAEVTGAMVRAGCRKLLYLAGPEKSSVTAAMRLGVDDALAGSGVRLVTRFSRYVPDEARNAAFEALKREQFDGILNVSRDMTPGVLEAAEAFGTGGDMLRMATLDCASNRPLLPQELAAGQVDDLSIGRAAIDSLIELIERKTARISKRIPGTLAVNPRFFTD